In the genome of Populus trichocarpa isolate Nisqually-1 chromosome 6, P.trichocarpa_v4.1, whole genome shotgun sequence, one region contains:
- the LOC18100339 gene encoding uncharacterized protein LOC18100339, whose translation MAVLRSRGILSTIPSNKKGPTPEPVTPTRTREPSTHQSPPTPNPPGVSLLGSDSAPPRRRSLRLASKSLPSADASLLTPTRKRKKGSDGKQGRLVNEGDVVEKMTERDVGGEVLRVLSLRSGKRVVDNCNIEIEGEEVKGSSVLRTKGKGKGRGHLGKKVLKLDVQEELVEILNDNAVERSENLEKLSESSRGKRKCTGEVKMERGEEGGVAVEDLGKSPSANESGISTRGRRKYNREVKVEGVKEGVVEGLKENPCTDENGTSRRGRRYSREEKEKRSKEGAVVIEELGENPVALEGGSSRGRMRYSREEKGKGKLVVDDGLISNAKDMLQLEPRVKNLVDGLAESVVLEERKEGASARSKVPESRMEQFRDIARQNASRFAHFEVQEHEADHHDVEMPSVEEEQDKVEDWPGPFSTAMKIIRDRANRLNLQQRGSTSEKEKHVPITWMPKTDRACKPSKGLVPSLQELCMKILVKNADAIASLEHVPDALRHRLCQLLCDSRRMNAHFLALLVRGSPMEIRIRDCSWLAEEEFTKIFEVCDSRNLTVLQLDQCGRCMADYTLLATLARSPGSLPRLTTLSISGACRLSDAALCSLVSSAPALQSLNLSQCSLLTSASIDTLADSLATSLRELYINDCQSIQPMLILPALKKLEHLEVLSLSGIQTINDNFLRGFIVARGHNIKELVLTDCVKLTDSSMKVIAETCSKLCTLDLGNLRKLTDSALGFLANACREIHTLKLCRNAFSDEAIAAFLETSGELLKELSLNNVTKVGHCTALSLARRSRKLLSLDLSWCRNLTNEALGLIVDSCLSLKVLKLFGCSQVTNVFLDGHSNSDVQIIGLKTSPVLEHIRVPELQEFALRYSSVSSI comes from the exons ATGGCTGTGCTCAGGTCCCGCGGAATACTCTCAACAATACCCTCAAACAAAAAAGGGCCCACACCCGAACCTGTCACTCCAACTCGAACTCGCGAACCTTCCACTCACCAATCCCCTCCCACCCCCAACCCCCCCGGTGTTTCCCTTTTGGGCTCCGACTCTGCCCCTCCACGCAGGCGGAGCCTTCGTCTCGCTTCGAAGTCACTTCCTTCTGCCGATGCCTCCCTTCTAACTCCAACCCGCAAGAGGAAGAAGGGGAGTGATGGTAAACAAGGTCGGCTTGTTAATGAAGGTGATGTGGTTGAGAAAATGACCGAACGAGATGTTGGAGGTGAAGTATTGAGGGTTTTAAGTTTGAGGTCTGGGAAAAGGGTTGTTGATAATTGTAATATTGAAATTGAAGGTGAAGAAGTCAAGGGTTCGAGTGTTCTGCGTACAAAAGGGAAGGGAAAGGGAAGGGGGCATTTGGGTAAGAAAGTGTTAAAGTTGGATGTTCAAGAGGAGTTGGTGgaaattttgaatgataacgCGGTCGAGAGAAGTGAAAATTTGGAGAAGTTGAGTGAGTCGTCAAGGGGAAAGAGGAAATGTACAGGGGAAGTAAAAATGGAGAGAGGTGAAGAGGGTGGTGTTGCTGTGGAGGACCTGGGGAAAAGCCCTAGTGCTAATGAGAGTGGGATTTCAACAAGAGGAAGGAGAAAATATAACAGAGAAGTGAAAGTGGAGGGAGTTAAAGAGGGTGTTGTCGAGGGATTGAAGGAAAACCCATGTACAGATGAGAATGGCACTTCAAGGAGAGGGAGGAGGTATAgtagagaggaaaaagagaagagaagtaAAGAGGGTGCTGTTGTTATTGAGGAATTAGGGGAAAATCCAGTTGCTCTTGAGGGTGGAAGTTCAAGGGGAAGGATGAGGTATAgcagagaagagaaagggaaggGGAAATTGGTTGTTGATGATGGTTTGATATCAAATGCAAAGGATATGTTGCAATTAGAACCCAGAGTTAAGAATCTGGTTGATGGTTTGGCAGAGAGTGTGGTTCTGGAAGAGAGAAAGGAGGGTGCGAGTGCAAGAAGTAAAGTGCCTGAATCAAGAATGGAGCAATTTCGTGATATAGCAAGGCAGAATGCTTCTCGATTTGCTCATTTTGAAGTTCAGGAGCATGAGGCAGACCATCATGACGTAGAAATGCCATCTGTGGAAGAAGAGCAGGACAAAGTTGAAGACTGGCCTGGTCCTTTCTCTACTGCTATGAAGATTATTAGGGATAGAGCAAATAGGCTTAACTTGCAACAGAGGGGCTCCACttcagagaaggaaaaacatgTGCCCATAACTTGGATGCCAAAAACTGATCGGGCGTGTAAGCCTTCAAAAGGATTGGTTCCTTCACTGCAAGAATTATGCATGAAAATTCTAGTGAAGAATGCCGATGCAATTGCTTCACTTGAACATGTCCCAGATGCTTTGAGGCATAGGCTATGCCAATTGCTCTGTGATTCTCGGAGAATGAATGCTCATTTTTTGGCTCTTCTTGTCCGCGGATCACCTATGGAGATACGTATTAGGGATTGTTCGTGGCTAGCAGAGGAAGAGTTCACAAAAATTTTTGAGGTGTGCGACTCGCGCAATTTAACG GTTCTACAACTTGACCAATGTGGACGCTGCATGGCAGATTATACTTTACTTGCTACTTTAGCTCGGTCACCAGGTAGCTTGCCTAGGTTAACTACTTTATCCATCAGTGGAGCATGCCGACTCTCAGATGCTGCACTTTGTTCACTTGTTTCTTCTGCCCCTGCCCTACAATCTTTAAATCTCAGCCAGTGCTCCCTTCTTACCTCTGCCAGTATTGATACTTTAGCTGATTCGTTGGCAACAAGTTTGCGGGAACTGTACATTAATGATTGCCAAAGCATTCAACCCATGCTCATTTTGCCAGCACTGAAGAAACTAGAACATTTAGAAGTGTTGTCCCTGTCTGGAATTCAAAccattaatgataattttttgaggGGATTTATCGTTGCACGTGGCCATAATATAAAGGAGCTTGTTTTGACTGATTGTGT GAAATTGACTGATTCTTCCATGAAAGTCATAGCTGAAACCTGCTCTAAATTATGTACACTTGATCTTGGTAACTTGAGGAAATTGACAGATTCTGCTTTGGGATTTCTTGCAAATGCTTGCCGAGAAATCCATACTTTGAAACTCTGCCGCAATGCATTCAG TGATGAAGCTATTGCTGCATTTTTGGAAACTTCTGGAGAGCTTTTAAAAGAACTTTCACTGAATAATGTTACGAAG GTTGGCCACTGTACAGCATTATCACTTGCTAGACGTTCAAGAAAGTTGCTAAGTTTGGATTTGTCATGGTGCCGGAACTTAACAAATGAGGCTTTGGGTTTGATTGTGGATAGTTGTTTATCATTGAAGGTGCTTAAACTTTTTGGATGCAGTCAG GTTACAAATGTTTTCTTAGATGGTCACTCAAATTCAGATGTACAAATTATTGGCTTGAAGACGTCTCCTGTACTGGAACATATCAGGGTTCCTGAACTGCAAGAATTTGCATTGCGTTATTCCTCAGTGTCTTCTATCTGA
- the LOC18100342 gene encoding uncharacterized protein LOC18100342 — protein MYARKGYELIKDLANGEKGQLQPFNEDLFNQVVDQCSQHYLELQALIRKMQEESVDVRETRNAEHYGALIHHLSLIRNKRCLMAYVHNRAEIIQSFAWKVGLELLELPEEVQEKLSLSEKNYFGKHSAALQTYMAEVGIDLNVDMVPPKDPYIKVRVLDDMGEGILLSDKTANLARHSMHFLKRTDAEQYIARGLMEELTG, from the exons ATGTATGCGAGAAAGGGATATGAACTAATTAAAGACCTTGCCAATGGTGAAAAGGGACAGCTTCAACCTTTCAAT GAAGATTTGTTTAATCAAGTTGTTGATCAATGTAGTCAGCACTACCTTGAGCTTCAGGCTTTGATAAG GAAAATGCAGGAAGAAAGTGTGGATGTGAGAGAAACTAGAAATGCAGAGCACTATGGGGCACTCATCCACCACCTTTCTTTAATTCGCAACAAGCGTTGCTTAATGGCTTACGT GCACAACCGAGCAGAAATTATACAAAGTTTTGCTTGGAAGGTTGGGCTTGAGCTTCTTGAGCTCCCAGAAGAAGTTCAAGAGAAGCTCAGTCTTTCAGAGAAAAACTATTTTGGGAAGCATTCTGCTGCTTTGCAAACATACATGGCAGAAGTGGGAATTGATTTGAATGTG GATATGGTTCCGCCCAAAGATCCATACATCAAGGTGAGAGTCCTTGATGATATGGGTGAAGGGATATTACTAAGTGATAAGACAGCCAATCTTGCTCGCCATTCGATGCACTTTCTTAAACGAACTGATGCTGAGCAGTACATTGCACGG GGCTTGATGGAAGAGCTTACAGGCTGA